A stretch of Castanea sativa cultivar Marrone di Chiusa Pesio chromosome 2, ASM4071231v1 DNA encodes these proteins:
- the LOC142623806 gene encoding uncharacterized protein LOC142623806, whose amino-acid sequence MEEDNIYDDNNWPRKDLKSTAAKAKKKGPSPTQRNATQRNKKVRSMAASLLCSNRIILVLHNNSLTPTPRVENPLYPRSFLYQAKRNPRRGKFCVVALTESSKGNKKTEEEEESKIPSWARPDSDEPPPWAQNESASQQQQQQGFEIPFYLYLLASAITAIAAIGSVFEYVNQRPVFGLLNSDSIFYAPLLGFFAFTGIPTSAFLWFKSVQAANKEAEEQDRRDGYLK is encoded by the exons ATGGAAGAAgataatatatatgatgataATAATTGGCCAAGGAAAGATCTAAAGAGTACAGCGGCAAAAGCAAAG AAGAAGGGGCCAAGTCCAACGCAACGCAACGCAACGCAACGCAATAAAAAAGTTAGAAGCATGGCAGCAAGCTTGTTGTGTTCAAATCGAATAATACTAGTACTACATAATAATAGTCTCACTCCCACTCCCAGAGTAGAAAATCCATTATACCCAAGATCATTCCTATACCAAGCAAAAAGAAACCCACGACGTGGTAAGTTTTGTGTGGTTGCTCTGACTGAAAGTTCTAAAGGCAACAAGAagactgaagaagaagaagaaagtaaaaTCCCTTCATGGGCTAGGCCAGATTCGGATGAGCCTCCTCCTTGGGCTCAGAATGAAAGTGCATcccaacagcaacagcaacagggATTTGAGATCCCCTTCTATCTTTATTTACTTGCCTCAGCAATCACTGCAATTGCCGCT ATAGGTTCTGTTTTTGAATATGTGAACCAGAGGCCTGTATTTGGACTTTTGAACTCGGACAGCATTTTTTATGCTCCTTTGCTTGGATTTTTTGCATTTACTGGCATTCCCACTTCA GCATTTCTGTGGTTCAAATCTGTTCAAGCTGCCAACAAGGAAGCTGAGGAACAAGACCGGAGGGATGGctatcttaaataa